One Halobacterium wangiae genomic window, GCGGGAGATCGTCGAGGAACTCCGGGACTCCCACTCCTCGAAGAGCGCTCGCGAGCTCGCCGACGTCGTCGGTTGCAGCAAGGAGCACGTCCGCAACACTCTCTCACGGCTCCACGACCTCGACGCGGTTCAGGCCCTCGAGGGCCAGGACGAGCACGGCGCGACGCTGTACGCGGACGACGGCCTCCCGACAAGTGGGGTGGCGGACCTTTCGCCTGATACCGCCAACAATGGGGTATGGGAGTTCTATACGGCATCGTTGGCGATTCGCGACCCTGTAGCGCCCGCCACACCCATGAACGCCGGTGAGGACGCGTCGGGCAGCGCGGCTGAGAGTGAGTCGACGGTCTGGGACTGGGAAACGGCCGGGACGAGACCGCCCGACGGGGGGTCGGACGTGTGAGCAACAGTCCGCCGGTCGGCTTCGCCGACCTCCCGCCGAGCGCGAAGTTCGTCTATCATGTGCTCGATCAGCACGAGAAACTGACTTGCCAAGCCCTACTGGAGGCCACAGAACTCCCCGAGAGCACGCTCGACCGAGCGCTCGATACACTCCAGAATGACGACTACGTCTCTGTCGACCGGAAATCCGGCGACCTCAGACAGGTAGTCATCAAAGTAGCGAGTTCCCGCACCCTTTAGATGTTACACACCAATCAAAAGGCCACGGAACTGCACGTCGCCCGGATGCCTCAGCCTGGGGCGGTGAAGGGGGACGAACTCCAGCCACGGCTCTCTCCTCGAGGACATCCACAATGAGAGGTGCACACAAGTTCAGTCCCAGCAGCGGCGCCGATCTCTCCGACGACCGCCACCGCCTGGGGACCATCCCGCTGCGGGAGTGGTGAGCTGACGGGCGGTCGCCTCGTCTCGAACACGGACGTCTCTCTGGTCAAGTACTTCCGGCGGATGTGCCGCCGTCACGTCGACGAAGAACACCCTAGCCTCCTCAGGCCACGGCAGTCGCAACTAAGCACCTCCGCGAGCAGGGGGATGTCTCTTCGAACGCATCTTCGTTCACGGCCTCGCGGGCCTCACAGCCAACCCGGTGCTACCTGCCCCTACCCCCAACTCCTCACCACCGGATTGGCGGCTGGCACTCCCTCAGAGATGGTTGGCGATTCGGTTGACGTTCGCCGGCCCCGAACTATGATAAGCTGTTACGTTGCGGACTTCCTCGCGAACGGTTCCTACCTCAAAGTCCGCTTTCGTCGCCACAAAGGCCAGGAGGGCCCCCGCTGCGACCAGATTCCCGAGCCCCTTCAGCCCATAGAACTGACTCCGAAGCGCGATATGGAGATGTAGCGTCCCCTGGCTTGGCGTGAACTGCAGTTCAGTCACACACGGGGTATTCGGACCAATTGGGGCAGATAGCGCCTGCTGCAGATCGTGCTCTGAAAAGAGGTTCACGATCAGCGAATTGTAGCGAGCACCGGGGTAACCGTTCAATCCCTTCTGAATGATATCAGTGATATCGCTCGCACTTCGGTCCCAGTAGTTGTCTACAAGCTGTTCTTTGAGGCGGTCTTCAACCCAGTCTGCGACTGTGTT contains:
- a CDS encoding MarR family transcriptional regulator, with product MSNSPPVGFADLPPSAKFVYHVLDQHEKLTCQALLEATELPESTLDRALDTLQNDDYVSVDRKSGDLRQVVIKVASSRTL